Genomic segment of Kibdelosporangium phytohabitans:
GCCCGCCAGCGCAGCTAATCGACGCCTGCTGAAACCTTGCTGTCCCAACGCTGTCACACCTCACTCCGAGCTGATCCCGCTGACGGGCGCCGAGGCTAATGCCGGACGGGGGACCGCGAACACCTGTCGCACCATGTGATCAGCTCTTGACAACCACCCGAGTTCACGTGTTGCCGGAGGACCGGGTTGCATCCGGTACCCCGGTACAGGCTTACCGTGGGGCTATGAGCACCGGAGAGTCAGACTTGGCCGCCACTTCGGTCGCCGGGGCGGCATCGTGGGTGCCGGAGGCGTGCACGTTGCCGACAGCCGAGCAGCCGCTGCGAGAGGCGGAGTTCGACGACCTGTTCGCTGCGGCCGTGCGCGGGATCGAGCGGCCCGAGCCGTCGCTGCTGCGGCTGGAGCTGGCGCCGACCGCAGACGTGGCGGAGACAGTGGCTGGGCTGGTGGTGCGGGAGACTGCGTGTTGCTCGTTCTTCCAATTCACCCTGACGGCAACCGCAGGCAGGCTCGCGCTGGAGGTGGCCTCGGCGCCCGTCGAGGTACTGACGGCTCTTGCCGCACGTGCTGTGTCTCAGTCTGCCGGGACAGCGTCGTGACTGGGTTGCGCAGTGGGGCGGTGGCGGACGCGGCAGGGGTGAACCTGCAGACACTGCGCTACTACGAACGGCGTGGTCTGCTGGCTGAGCCCGAGCGGACGTTGGGTGGGCACCGCGTGTACCCGCCGGAGGCGGTGACCGTGGTGCGTGTCATCAAGGCCGCGCAGAGCCTGGGATTCACTTTGGACGAAGTGGCCGGACTGCTGGAGCTCGGCCGTCACCGGCACGGTACCGCACGTCCGGCAGCGGGACTGGCGGCGAAGCTGGCCGAGGTCGAGGCCGAACTCGCGGGTCTCGCCGTCATCCGCGACACGCTGCGCGCGGCACTGGCAGCGGGGTGCGACGACCTGATCGCGTGCGCCGGAGTCCCCGGCTGCCCGTTGCCTTTCACGGCCGTCACGGATGCGTCGAGGTGATCCCGTACGGTCCTCGAACCTGAAGCTAGTCCAGAAGTTCGGCGACCAGGCTGCGCACGCGGCGGTCGATGTCGTCGCGGATCGGGCGGACGGCGTCGACGCCCTTGCCCGCCGGGTCGTCGAGTCGCCAGTCGAGGTAGCGCTTGCCCGGGAACACGGGACAGGTGTCGCCGCATCCCATGGTGATGACCACATCGGACGCTTGCACGTCGCCAGTGGTCAGTTTGGACGGCACCTCGGTGGTGATGTCCAGGCCCCACTCGGCCAGTGCCTCGACGGCGGCGGGATTGACCCTGTCCGCCGGTTCGGAGCCGGCGGAGCGGACGGCGATGCGCCCGAGCCCGTGGTGCTGCAACAGCGCTGCGGCCATCTGGGATCTGCCGGCGTTGTGCACGCAGACGAACAGGACTTCCGGGATCTCGGCCATGAGCTGCTCCTTCGTTGATGCTGGGTCGGCCGTGGCCGATTCCGGCTGAGTGCTCAGCAGCAATGCCGACCCCGCCGGGCTTCGAGACCTTCCTGCACGGCGACAGCGGCGATGACGAGAGCGACGAGCGGATCGGCCCACGACCAGCCGAACAGCGAGTTGAGCAGCAGGCCGGCCAGCAGCACGCCGGACAGGTAGGTGCACAGCGAGGTCTGTTTGGCATCGGCGACGGCGCTGGCCGAGCCGAGTTCGCGTCCGGCTCGTCGTTGCGCGGCCGACAGGAACGGCATCACGAGCAACGACACCGCTGCCAGCACGATGCCGACCGTCGAGTGGTCGGCATCCTCGGCACCCAGCAGGGAGCGCACCGACTCGACCGTGACGTACGCGGCGAGCGCGAAGAACGACACCGCGATCACCTTCAGTGCTGTCCGTTCGCGCTGCTCGGGATCGGCACCGGAGAGCTGCCATGCCACCGCGGTCGCCGAGGCGACTTCGATGACCGAGTCCAGGCCGAAGCCGATCAGCGCGGTGGACGAGGCGATGGACCCGGCAGTGATCGCGACGATCGCCTCGACCACGTTGTAGGTGATGGTCGCGGCGACGAGTAGCCGCACCCGGCGGGTGAGCACTGAGCGTCGTTGCGGGTCCAGCATCGTCCTGGCGGGTGCACAACACCCGTCGTGCGTCAGCGACAGGTCGATGCGGCCAGGATCGGCGCTCATCGTGCCGGCTCCGCCGCGGTCACGTGGTCGTTGAGGCAAGGCTCGGTGGTGTCGACGGCGAGTACCACCTTGACCAACTCGCGCAGCGCGCGTGCGAGGTGGGCGTCCGCCAGCGCGTAACGGACCTGGCGGCCCTCGTAGGTGGCCACGACCAGGCCGCATCCGCGCAGGCAGGACAGGTGGTTGGACACGTTGGAGCGGGTCAGCGTCAAGTGGTCGGCGAGCTGCGCCGGGTAGCTGACGCCGTCGAGCAGCGCGACGAGGATGCGGCAGCGGGTGGGGTCGGCCAGTGCTTTGCCCAGCCGGGCCAGGGCATCCCCGCGGGTCTCACACTTCAGCACACAGCAAACAGTACAGCGGGTGCTGT
This window contains:
- a CDS encoding MerR family transcriptional regulator translates to MTGLRSGAVADAAGVNLQTLRYYERRGLLAEPERTLGGHRVYPPEAVTVVRVIKAAQSLGFTLDEVAGLLELGRHRHGTARPAAGLAAKLAEVEAELAGLAVIRDTLRAALAAGCDDLIACAGVPGCPLPFTAVTDASR
- a CDS encoding arsenate reductase ArsC, with the protein product MAEIPEVLFVCVHNAGRSQMAAALLQHHGLGRIAVRSAGSEPADRVNPAAVEALAEWGLDITTEVPSKLTTGDVQASDVVITMGCGDTCPVFPGKRYLDWRLDDPAGKGVDAVRPIRDDIDRRVRSLVAELLD
- a CDS encoding cation transporter, producing MSADPGRIDLSLTHDGCCAPARTMLDPQRRSVLTRRVRLLVAATITYNVVEAIVAITAGSIASSTALIGFGLDSVIEVASATAVAWQLSGADPEQRERTALKVIAVSFFALAAYVTVESVRSLLGAEDADHSTVGIVLAAVSLLVMPFLSAAQRRAGRELGSASAVADAKQTSLCTYLSGVLLAGLLLNSLFGWSWADPLVALVIAAVAVQEGLEARRGRHCC
- the cmtR gene encoding Cd(II)/Pb(II)-sensing metalloregulatory transcriptional regulator CmtR, yielding MLKCETRGDALARLGKALADPTRCRILVALLDGVSYPAQLADHLTLTRSNVSNHLSCLRGCGLVVATYEGRQVRYALADAHLARALRELVKVVLAVDTTEPCLNDHVTAAEPAR